The Flavobacterium sp. CBA20B-1 genome includes the window CGGGATTGTTTGCCGGTAAAAATACTTTTACGCGAACACGTATATTATCGAACCAATTGTGCAAATGATATACCACACAAAATTGGCGATTTTCTTCATAATCGGGATAGTGCACTCCGCAAACATCGGTTAAGAAATTAAAGTTCATAGAAGAATCTTCTTTTAAGAATTTAATCACTTCGAACGATGCTTCTTTCTTAACTTCAAACGCCAACATATCGTGCAGAACATGAAAATTTTCTACCTTAGGGGTAAACTGTTGGCTTAGCGTTTGCTGAATGATTTCGTTTGTTAAGCTCATGTTATTTAATGTTGTATGAGTTTAATAAATCTTTGTATTCATCGCTGCTTCTACGGCGTACCGATTCGTTTTTAACGATGTTTTGCAGCTCTAAAATTCCGTCTAAAATTTGTTCCGGACGCGGTGGGCAACCAGGTACGTACACATCAACAGGAATTACTTTATCGATACCCTGCAAAACCGAATACGTATCAAAAACACCACCTGTACTTGCGCAAGCACCAACGGCAATCACCCATTTAGGTTCTGCCATTTGTTCGTACACTTGTCGTAAAATAGGCGCCATTTTTTTAGCGATGGTTCCCATTACCAAAAGCATATCGGCTTGGCGAGGAGAGAAACTCATACGTTCTGATCCAAATCGGCCAATATCGTAAGTAGCAGCCATAGTAGCCATGTATTCAATACCGCAACATGAGGTTGCAAAAGGCAGTGGCCACATAGAATTGGCACGCGCTAAACCTACCACTTCACTTAATTTTGTTGCAAAAAAACCTTCGCCAGCGAAACCATCGGGCGGAGCAACTTGTTTTATGTTTGATGGATTACTCATAATTTTTACTGCATTTATTCAAACTCTAATCCTTTTTTCTTAAACTCATATAATAAGCCTACAATTAATAGGAACATAAAAATGCCCATTTTATATAAGCCTTCCCAGCCTAATTCCATGAAATTTACGGCCCAAGGATACATGAAAATAACCTCTACATCGAACAAAACAAAGAGAATGGCCACCAAAAAGTAGCGCACATTGAAAGGAACGCGGGCATTACCGAACGATTCGATACCACATTCGAAGTTTACGTCTTTATTTTTCGATGCTTTTTTAGGACCTAAAAAACCTGAAATTATAATGGTAACAAAAACAAAACCCGCTGCCAGCCCAAGCTGCATAAGGATTGGGATTAAATCTAATTGATTTGATTGCATGTTGTTTGGTGCATTAAATTTTCAAACTTCAAATATAATTTTTTCATAGCGTATAAAAAACCAATTGTTTTGCTTTGTGTAGCATTTTAACGGTTTTGTAGTAATTTATAATGATTTTAAATAATCTGTTTGTATAAAAAAACACCTGCAAAAAGCAGGTGTTTTAATTTTGGAAGTAAATATATGTTGTACTAACGTATATTATAAAACAACAACG containing:
- a CDS encoding NADH-quinone oxidoreductase subunit C, translating into MSLTNEIIQQTLSQQFTPKVENFHVLHDMLAFEVKKEASFEVIKFLKEDSSMNFNFLTDVCGVHYPDYEENRQFCVVYHLHNWFDNIRVRVKVFLPANNPEVESIVSLYPAANWQERETYDFYGIVFKNHPQLKRILNMDEMESFPLRKEFPLEDQGRTDKDDRFFGRTGPNC
- a CDS encoding NADH-quinone oxidoreductase subunit B produces the protein MSNPSNIKQVAPPDGFAGEGFFATKLSEVVGLARANSMWPLPFATSCCGIEYMATMAATYDIGRFGSERMSFSPRQADMLLVMGTIAKKMAPILRQVYEQMAEPKWVIAVGACASTGGVFDTYSVLQGIDKVIPVDVYVPGCPPRPEQILDGILELQNIVKNESVRRRSSDEYKDLLNSYNIK
- a CDS encoding NADH-quinone oxidoreductase subunit A — translated: MQSNQLDLIPILMQLGLAAGFVFVTIIISGFLGPKKASKNKDVNFECGIESFGNARVPFNVRYFLVAILFVLFDVEVIFMYPWAVNFMELGWEGLYKMGIFMFLLIVGLLYEFKKKGLEFE